The following proteins are co-located in the Hydrogenophaga sp. RAC07 genome:
- a CDS encoding rod shape-determining protein, with product MFEAFRRQFSTDLAIDLGTANTLIYVRNKGIVLDEPSVVSIRHEGGPQGKKTIQAVGHEAKAMLGKVPGNIEAIRPMKDGVIADFTVTEQMLKQFIKMVHPRSMFKPSPRIIICVPCGSTQVERRAIRESALGAGASEVYLIEEPMAAAIGAGLPVSDASGSMVVDIGGGTTEVGVISLGGMVYKGSVRVGGDRFDEAIIAYIRRNYGMLIGEPTAEAIKKQIGSAFPGSEVKEMEVKGRNLSEGVPRSFTISSNEILEALTDPLNNIVTAVKMALEHTPPELGADIAERGMMLTGGGALLRDLDRLLAEETGLPVLVAEEPLTCVVRGCGMALERMERLGTIFTSE from the coding sequence ATGTTTGAAGCTTTCCGTCGGCAATTCTCGACCGACCTGGCCATCGACCTCGGCACCGCCAACACCCTCATTTACGTCCGCAACAAGGGCATCGTGCTGGACGAGCCCTCCGTGGTTTCGATCCGCCACGAAGGTGGGCCGCAGGGCAAGAAGACCATCCAGGCGGTGGGCCACGAAGCCAAGGCCATGCTGGGCAAGGTGCCCGGCAACATCGAAGCCATCCGCCCCATGAAGGACGGCGTGATCGCCGACTTCACCGTGACCGAGCAGATGCTCAAGCAGTTCATCAAGATGGTGCACCCACGCTCGATGTTCAAGCCGAGCCCGCGCATCATCATCTGCGTGCCCTGCGGCTCCACCCAGGTCGAGCGCCGTGCCATCCGCGAATCGGCCCTGGGCGCCGGCGCCTCCGAGGTCTACCTGATCGAAGAACCCATGGCCGCGGCCATCGGCGCCGGCCTGCCGGTGTCCGACGCGTCGGGCTCCATGGTGGTCGACATCGGCGGCGGCACCACCGAGGTGGGCGTGATCTCGCTGGGCGGCATGGTCTACAAGGGTAGCGTGCGCGTGGGCGGTGACCGCTTTGACGAAGCCATCATTGCGTACATCCGCCGCAACTACGGCATGTTGATCGGCGAGCCCACCGCAGAGGCGATCAAGAAGCAGATCGGCTCGGCCTTCCCCGGCTCGGAAGTCAAGGAGATGGAAGTCAAGGGCCGCAACCTGTCCGAGGGCGTGCCGCGCAGCTTCACCATCTCCAGCAACGAGATCCTCGAAGCCCTGACCGACCCGCTCAACAACATCGTGACCGCGGTGAAGATGGCGCTGGAGCACACGCCGCCCGAGCTGGGCGCCGACATCGCCGAGCGCGGCATGATGCTCACCGGCGGCGGCGCACTGCTGCGCGACCTCGACCGCCTGCTGGCCGAAGAAACCGGCCTGCCGGTGCTCGTGGCCGAAGAGCCGCTGACCTGCGTGGTGCGCGGTTGCGGCATGGCCCTGGAGCGCATGGAGCGCCTGGGCACCATCTTCACCAGCGAATAA
- the mreC gene encoding rod shape-determining protein MreC: MPLGTLDRTPPPFFKQGPSALSKLVVFSALALFLMVADLRFEVARPVRASIAAALYPAQWLVLQPVQAMAGVGGYFASLHSAQQSEGEALKRLATQADRTLQLEQMQLENRRLRDLLAMRERTGTQAMGAQVLYDAADPYSRKIVIDRGQTQGVQAGSPVIDESGVLGQVTRVYPLVSEVSLLIDRDMAIPVLNVRTGVRSVAYGQPSTKGDGMELRYTLASADIAEGDLLTTSGVDGVYPPGLPVARVTLVARQAESSFSRIEAEPLAQVQGALHVLVLTPAGASLPPSPLTDAARAPAVVDRPGTRSNAP; this comes from the coding sequence ATGCCACTGGGCACCCTGGACCGCACCCCGCCCCCCTTCTTCAAGCAGGGCCCGTCGGCCCTGTCCAAACTGGTGGTGTTCAGCGCGCTTGCGCTGTTCCTCATGGTGGCCGACCTGCGCTTTGAAGTGGCGCGCCCGGTGCGTGCGTCCATCGCCGCGGCGCTCTACCCGGCGCAGTGGCTGGTATTGCAGCCGGTGCAGGCCATGGCGGGTGTGGGCGGGTATTTCGCCTCGTTGCACAGCGCGCAGCAAAGCGAAGGCGAAGCGCTCAAGCGCCTGGCCACGCAGGCCGACCGCACCCTGCAACTCGAACAGATGCAACTGGAAAACCGGCGCCTGCGCGACCTGCTGGCCATGCGCGAGCGCACCGGAACGCAGGCCATGGGCGCGCAGGTGCTGTACGACGCGGCCGACCCGTACTCGCGCAAGATCGTGATCGACCGCGGCCAGACACAGGGTGTGCAGGCAGGATCGCCCGTGATCGACGAGAGCGGGGTGCTCGGTCAGGTCACGCGCGTGTACCCGCTGGTGTCCGAGGTGAGCCTGCTGATCGACCGCGACATGGCGATCCCGGTGCTCAATGTGCGGACCGGCGTGCGCAGCGTGGCCTACGGCCAGCCCTCGACCAAGGGCGACGGCATGGAGCTGCGCTACACGCTGGCCAGCGCCGACATCGCCGAAGGCGACCTGCTCACCACCAGCGGCGTGGACGGCGTGTACCCGCCCGGCCTGCCCGTGGCCCGGGTGACCCTGGTGGCGCGCCAGGCCGAGTCGTCCTTCTCGCGCATCGAGGCCGAGCCGCTGGCGCAGGTGCAGGGCGCCTTGCACGTGCTGGTGCTCACACCGGCAGGCGCGTCCTTGCCGCCCTCGCCCTTGACCGACGCGGCCCGCGCGCCCGCCGTGGTCGACCGGCCCGGCACCCGGAGCAACGCGCCATGA
- the mreD gene encoding rod shape-determining protein MreD encodes MIMRPGQQLLLPANPAFIWFSLLSALMFNMLLNMGLWGRSAWVPDLLAVTLVFWAVHQPLRIGVGVAFLFGLAMDVHQGALLGQHALAYTVLGFLAISMHRRLLWFGVPNQAVQVLPLFVAAHVLELLVRMASGGSFPGLTYFIAPVLEAMLWPVVSVLLLAPQRRAPNPDDNRPL; translated from the coding sequence ATGATCATGCGCCCCGGCCAGCAGCTGCTGCTGCCCGCCAACCCCGCCTTCATCTGGTTCAGCCTGCTCAGCGCGCTGATGTTCAACATGCTGCTGAACATGGGTCTGTGGGGCCGCTCGGCGTGGGTACCGGACCTGCTGGCGGTGACGCTGGTCTTCTGGGCGGTGCACCAGCCGCTGCGCATCGGCGTGGGTGTGGCGTTTCTCTTTGGTTTGGCCATGGACGTGCACCAGGGCGCCCTGCTCGGCCAGCATGCGCTGGCCTACACCGTGCTCGGTTTCCTGGCGATTTCCATGCACCGCCGCCTGCTCTGGTTCGGCGTGCCCAATCAGGCGGTGCAGGTGCTTCCGCTGTTCGTGGCTGCCCACGTGCTGGAACTGCTGGTGCGCATGGCCTCGGGCGGCAGCTTCCCGGGTTTGACCTACTTCATCGCGCCGGTGCTCGAAGCCATGCTGTGGCCGGTGGTGAGTGTGCTGTTGCTCGCCCCACAAAGGCGCGCCCCCAACCCCGACGACAACAGACCGCTATGA